The DNA segment GGAAATTCGACTCTTAAGCCATCGATGCTGACTATCTTACCATCACTGAAATCGCCCGTATCGATAAGCTGTTCGATGATGGCAAATTTAATCGACTCTTCAACCTTAATAATGATTTCCGGTGTGCTGATGGTGTTGGGCAGCTTATCGAGCAGCTCGCTGAGATCCTGCCCGCCGGTTGAGAGAATCTCTATTAACCTGGCGGCACTATACAGGCCATCATCGAAACCAAACCAGCGCTCTTTGAAGAAGAAGTGTCCGGTAAACTCGCCGCCGAGTAGTGCGCCGGTAGAGCGCATTTTGTCTTTAATGAGCGAGTGACCGCTCTTCCACATGACGGGGCGGCCGCCATAGGAGGTTATTAAGGCGTTGAGTTGTCGCGTGCACTTTACGTCGAAGACGACGTCTGCGCCAGGGTTACGAGAGACAACATCCTGGGCAAATAGCATGAGGAGCCGGTCGGCGGGGATGATCTCACCATTGCTATCAACGACGCCCAGGCGGTCGCCATCACCGTCGAAGGCGATGCCTAGGTCTGCCTCGTGCTCCTGAACGGCCGTGATGAGATCGGCCATGTTGTCGGCAACGCTGGGGTCAGGGTGGTGGTTAGGGAAGTTGCCGTCGACTTCGCAATAGAGGGGGATGACTTCACAGCTGAGTTCTTCAAAGAGCCTTGGGGCTGCTTTGCCGGCGATGCCGTTGCCACAGTCGATGACGATTTTGAGTGGTTGGGCGATGGCGATATCAGTGATGATGCTGTCGATATAGTCGGCGTCGATACAGGCTGCCGAGAGAATCCCCTCACCTTCGGCGAAATGGTTTTTTTCGATACATTGATAGAGCGCTTGGATTTGCTCACCATGCAGTGATTTCTGCTCAATCACTATCTTCAGGCCGTTGTATTCTTTTGGGTTGTGACTACCGGTGATCATCACACCGCTGGTGAATTCGCTGAAGTGAGTGGTGAAATAGAGTAACGGTGTTGCGACATCGCCTATGTCGAGGACGTTGATTCCTGTGCTGAGTAATCCCTCGATCAGTGCCTGCTTGATCGCAGGGCTGGAGAGTCGGCCATCACAACCGACGGCAATATGCTGCTGTTGCTTATCGAGGCAGGCAGAGCCTATCGCCTTGCCAACCTGTACGACGGTAGTCTGGTCAAGCTGGCTGCTGGCGATGCCACGAATATCGTAGGCGCGGAAGATAGAGCGGTCAGGCAGAAGCAATATATCATCCTCGTCCACCTCGTCCACCTCGTCCACCTCGTCCACTTCGTCCAAAATGTTTTTTGGGAGAGCCTCTTCTATTAGCTGACCGGTTCCTTGATTGCGAGTGTCTTCGGAGGAGGGAGCAGTGGTTGTCGTTAGTTTATTACTGTTTGAGGGGGGCGTGGTTTGTTTAATTGTCGAGGCTTGTTTGGTGCTGTCTATGGTGGAGCTTGGGCGTGTGGAGCGTTTCGTCGCACTGAAGTTGGTGATTAGATAGCCAAGTAAGCAGATGGCGGCGATGCAGGCGGCGGCGAGATAGCTCAGTAGCGATAAGTTACTGTGGTCAAGCTGACTGTTGGCGAGTGCGCTACTGGAAAGCTGAGCGCTAAGGCTGATGCCAGGTACCTTTTTCGAAGGTAACTGGGCATGATAAAGGCCCGGCACGATTACCCCGCTGGAGGCGATGAGCTTGCCTTTAAAGGAGAGTGCATAGGAAGCCTTATTGTTCGTGCTAAGTGACAATTTAGCCAATTCGGTGAGGTCGTAGCTAGCCAGCAATATCGCTGAGACCTGTTGCTCGCTGTTATCAATGGGAGCACTCAGTAATAGTGTGTCGCGCTCGTTGAGTCGGTAGGTGTCATGGATAAGCTGGTGTTGGCTGATGGACTTGTTGACGACATCGGCTTCGATGTTGTTACGTAGAATGTTGTGACTATCTAGCGTCAAGCCACCTTCTTCGACGGTGAGGAGCCGCGCCTCGGTGGCGGGTATGATGCCTGCCACGATGGCGTTCTTTAGCTCTACCTGCTCGTTGTGGTTGCTGGCACTTTTGGCCCGCCTTTCGAGACCGCGCTGGAGCAAGACTATATTGTGGTCAAATAGTTGCATCTGACCGCTGCCATAAGCGTCGGTCAGCCGTTGCTGTTGCGTCTGTTCGAAGGGGGTAATGAGCTGATTGTTGATGAACTGGAAGCAGGCAATAACAACGGCCGCAATGAGTAGGGGGGTGATAACGACGGCCAGTAGAAATGCAGATGGCTTCAGGGAGAGTTTGGGTCGCACCATTATCGTGTCCTAGCTTTTGTTATTGTGTTGAATATAAAAAGGGGAGGCGAAGCCAGCTCCCTAGATAGAGGTTAATGTACTTTGGTTGCAATCTTGGCAATGAGTAGGCGACCGAGTTGCTGTTTTGAGGTTTGGGCTATCGCCTCGCTGTCGCCGCACTTACTGAAGATGGTAACGGCGTTGTCGTTGCTGTTAAAGCCAATGTCGCTGTTGGCGACGTCGTTAGCAATAATCATATCAAGTTTTTTACGTTGCATCTTATCGCGTGCGTAGCGCTCGACATCTTGGGTTTCGGCGGCAAAGCCAACGGTAAAAGGACTATCGTCGCGGGCGGCGACGGTGCTTACGATATCGACATTTTTGATCAGTGTTATATTTAGTGTGTCGGTGGTTTTTTTAATTTTTTGTTCGGCGCTGCTGACGGGACGATAATCGGCGACCGCAGCAGTGGCGATGAATATATCACAGTCATCAATGAGTGACAGGGTTGCTGCGCACATCTCGCTGGCGCTAGTAACGTCGATCCTGTGCACGCTGTCGGGGGTGCTCAGGTGGACAGGACCTGCAATAACCGTCGTAATAGCACCGGCCTCGGCTGCGGCTGCGGCGATGGAGAAGCCCATTTTGCCTGAGCTATGATTACTGATATAGCGTACCGGATCGAGAGCTTCTCGGGTTGGCCCTGCGGTAATCACCACGCGTAGGCCGTCGAGGCTGCGGCTCTGAAACTGTGCGGCGACGCTGGTGGCAATTTCCTCCGCTTCTAGCATGCGCCCTGGCCCCGTATCGCCGCAGGCCTGCTCACCTTGATTGGGACCGATTAGTTGCATACCGCGAGAGCG comes from the Sinobacterium caligoides genome and includes:
- a CDS encoding phosphomannomutase/phosphoglucomutase, with translation MVRPKLSLKPSAFLLAVVITPLLIAAVVIACFQFINNQLITPFEQTQQQRLTDAYGSGQMQLFDHNIVLLQRGLERRAKSASNHNEQVELKNAIVAGIIPATEARLLTVEEGGLTLDSHNILRNNIEADVVNKSISQHQLIHDTYRLNERDTLLLSAPIDNSEQQVSAILLASYDLTELAKLSLSTNNKASYALSFKGKLIASSGVIVPGLYHAQLPSKKVPGISLSAQLSSSALANSQLDHSNLSLLSYLAAACIAAICLLGYLITNFSATKRSTRPSSTIDSTKQASTIKQTTPPSNSNKLTTTTAPSSEDTRNQGTGQLIEEALPKNILDEVDEVDEVDEVDEDDILLLPDRSIFRAYDIRGIASSQLDQTTVVQVGKAIGSACLDKQQQHIAVGCDGRLSSPAIKQALIEGLLSTGINVLDIGDVATPLLYFTTHFSEFTSGVMITGSHNPKEYNGLKIVIEQKSLHGEQIQALYQCIEKNHFAEGEGILSAACIDADYIDSIITDIAIAQPLKIVIDCGNGIAGKAAPRLFEELSCEVIPLYCEVDGNFPNHHPDPSVADNMADLITAVQEHEADLGIAFDGDGDRLGVVDSNGEIIPADRLLMLFAQDVVSRNPGADVVFDVKCTRQLNALITSYGGRPVMWKSGHSLIKDKMRSTGALLGGEFTGHFFFKERWFGFDDGLYSAARLIEILSTGGQDLSELLDKLPNTISTPEIIIKVEESIKFAIIEQLIDTGDFSDGKIVSIDGLRVEFPDGWGLVRASNTSGALTFRFEGDSHDVIDRIQNMFQQQLLTIKNKIAVNF
- the coaBC gene encoding bifunctional phosphopantothenoylcysteine decarboxylase/phosphopantothenate--cysteine ligase CoaBC; amino-acid sequence: MKQLTNKNILVGVSGGIAAYKSAELIRLFKKAGANVQVIMTAAAMEFITPLTLQALSGNPVHHSLLDPEAEAAMGHIELARWADCIVIAPATADLLSQLSLGSAGTLLSTVVLASSAPIIIAPAMNQAMWRDPATQHNCQQLRSRGMQLIGPNQGEQACGDTGPGRMLEAEEIATSVAAQFQSRSLDGLRVVITAGPTREALDPVRYISNHSSGKMGFSIAAAAAEAGAITTVIAGPVHLSTPDSVHRIDVTSASEMCAATLSLIDDCDIFIATAAVADYRPVSSAEQKIKKTTDTLNITLIKNVDIVSTVAARDDSPFTVGFAAETQDVERYARDKMQRKKLDMIIANDVANSDIGFNSNDNAVTIFSKCGDSEAIAQTSKQQLGRLLIAKIATKVH